From a single Silene latifolia isolate original U9 population chromosome 6, ASM4854445v1, whole genome shotgun sequence genomic region:
- the LOC141586721 gene encoding immune-associated nucleotide-binding protein 9-like, translating to MGGNSIEDEWGFPSLSLSNRGRTIVLVGGAGNGKSATGNSILGKRVFKSKRSFASVTSMTEMQSQMLKDGRVVNVIDTIGLFDPVLESEVIGKEIVKCVDLAKDGIHAVLLVVSLRTRFTREEATALNLLQTFFGPKIIDYMIVVFTGGDELEENDETLDDYLTGCPEPLQKILTSCRGRHVLFDNKTRDEAVRERQRQKLLDMVEMIMLQNEQQPYTDSIFTELKEVANLKEQMHKSHEVQLEPITEMVESKLREATKRLEEQLAEEHAARLKAEEKALADRVKSDDEIRKLRENLEKAQRETENLRNKAAEQGGCSIL from the exons ATGGGTGGAAACTCAATTGAAGATGAATGGGGATTTCCGTCGCTATCCCTATCAAATAGGGGTCGTACTATTGTTTTGGTTGGAGGTGCAGGGAATGGTAAGAGCGCTACTGGTAACAGTATTCTTGGAAAAAGGGTTTTTAAGTCCAAGCGTAGCTTTGCTAGTGTCACAAGTATGACAGAAATGCAAAGTCAAATGCTAAAAGATGGACGAGTCGTTAATGTTATCGACACCATAG GGCTGTTTGATCCGGTTCTTGAATCTGAAGTCATTGGTAAAGAGATCGTGAAGTGCGTTGATTTGGCTAAGGATGGGATACATGCAGTACTTTTAGTAGTGTCTCTGAGAACACGTTTTACTCGAGAAGAGGCAACCGCACTAAATCTTCTGCAAACCTTCTTTGGTCCTAAAATTATTGATTACATGATAGTAGTGTTTACGGGAGGTGACGAGCTTGAAGAAAATGATGAGACCCTTGATGATTACTTGACTGGATGTCCAGAACCGTTGCAG AAAATTCTTACCTCGTGTAGAGGTCGACATGTTCTTTTCGATAACAAAACAAGAGATGAAGCAGTTAGAGAAAGACAGAGACAAAAGCTTCTTGATATGGTTGAAATGATCATGCTACAAAATGAACAGCAACCATACACTGATAGTATATTTACGGAACTCAAG GAAGTAGCAAACTTGAAGGAGCAGATGCATAAGTCACATGAAGTTCAACTCGAGCCGATTACTGAAATG GTCGAGTCAAAATTGAGAGAGGCAACTAAAAGGCTTGAAGAACAATTGGCTGAGGAGCACGCGGCCAGATTAAAAGCAGAGGAAAAGGCACTCGCTGATCGGGTAAAGTCAGATGACGAGATTCGGAAACTCCGAGAGAACTTGGAGAAGGCACAAAGGGAGACAGAAAACCTTCGTAATAAAGCAGCTGAACAAGGGGGTTGCTCTATCCTCTAA